The following DNA comes from Picosynechococcus sp. PCC 7003.
GGTAACGTGTGTTCTAGATCTTCTAGCAGTCGCGGAATAATCATCACCGCATGGAGTTCCCCGATCCGTTCCGCTTCATGCATACCCGCATCGATGGCCATCGCCACGTTGGAAACAGTGCCGCGAATAATCGCCGTACAAAGGCCATCCCCAATGGTTTCATAGGATGCCAGTTGTACATCAGCAGACTTTAACATCGCATCGGCAGCCCCCACCATCGCCGGAAAACCACGGGTTTCTAGCAGGCCAATGGAACGATTACTGAGGCGACTATAGCCCCGTTGCTGTTGGGCAATTTCTGCCAAATGACTCCCAATGGGAAAAATGGCCTCGAGGTTTGGCAAAGGTCGGGGAATAACTAATTTAGAAACATATTGATCGAACTGAGCAGCGGTGCGGGCTCCCTCTTCGACGGCGAGACGGACATCCGCTGTTTTCCCCCGAACCACGGCGGTACAATAGCCACCCCCAGTTTTTTCGTAGCCGACAAGGGTGACTGCCGCTGACTTGAGCATCATGTCCGCCGTGCCCACGATCGCCGGGAAGCTTTTAGTAGAAACGAGTCCCAAGGCACAATCCTGAAACGGATGCACATGGCGGGGAGGTTGGCGGAGGGGTTGCCGACGGGCAGGAAAATTCATAGGAACTGGGGGAAGGATCGGTTTAGAACAGTCTCGCTTTATGATTAACTCGCTTTATGATTAAGTTTATCGGGCAAATACTGATTTACCTATCATTTTACGTTATTCCATTTTTGATTCGGCTTTATGATTGGACAACCGCAATCTCCAGAACACAAACTCTCCCCTGAAGAAACGGACGCTTTATTCCGGTCACTGCTCCACAAAGAAGGGACTTGGGTCGAGTGGGGCGTTGGTTGCCAACAACTTCAGCAATCGGGCCACAGCGCCCAGGAAATTTTTGAGCGGACGGGTTTCCAGACAGCGCAGCAAAATATGATCATTGTGGCGGCCCAGGTGTACCAAAGCATCGAAAGCAGTGGTGTCCCGGAGGATCTGCTGGCCTATTGTCGCGGCCCCCGTTCTGATGTGCTGTACGAGCTACGGATCCTCAGTCACAGCCAAAGGGCGATCGCCGCCCAAGTTTGCCAGACCAAAAGCCTTGAATTTGATGGGGCGAAGGAACTGGCCCGGGCGATGCAAGAGTTTGCCCGCTTACCTCAGATTCCTGATGGTTTTACAGAGCACCCTGGGGACGCCGTTGCCTACCAAGCCTGGCGTTCGGCCAAGCAAAAAAAAGATTTACAGGACCGCACCCGCTTGATCGCCAAGGGGTTAAAGTTTGCCCATTCCGCGACAGCCCGACAGAAAATTGAGCAACTCCTCAGTGACCTCACCATCAGCCCCACCAAGGCGGCCCCACTCCTCCCCCTCTACCGTTACGACGAAGATACCAATGTCCCCCTGTTAATTCCGGTGGCGGGATCTTTGCCCCTAGAAAGCGATCGCCTGCTGACAGTACCTCCTCTGAAGCAAGCGTCCCCTTTCAATCTCGTGACAGT
Coding sequences within:
- a CDS encoding BMC domain-containing protein; amino-acid sequence: MNFPARRQPLRQPPRHVHPFQDCALGLVSTKSFPAIVGTADMMLKSAAVTLVGYEKTGGGYCTAVVRGKTADVRLAVEEGARTAAQFDQYVSKLVIPRPLPNLEAIFPIGSHLAEIAQQQRGYSRLSNRSIGLLETRGFPAMVGAADAMLKSADVQLASYETIGDGLCTAIIRGTVSNVAMAIDAGMHEAERIGELHAVMIIPRLLEDLEHTLPVAEYWLDKAEPMPDLVKEKAPQRIALPELEPVSAPLIIEAEPEIEKAVEVEIVEPFDPGQGY
- a CDS encoding RuBisCO accumulation factor 1, with translation MIGQPQSPEHKLSPEETDALFRSLLHKEGTWVEWGVGCQQLQQSGHSAQEIFERTGFQTAQQNMIIVAAQVYQSIESSGVPEDLLAYCRGPRSDVLYELRILSHSQRAIAAQVCQTKSLEFDGAKELARAMQEFARLPQIPDGFTEHPGDAVAYQAWRSAKQKKDLQDRTRLIAKGLKFAHSATARQKIEQLLSDLTISPTKAAPLLPLYRYDEDTNVPLLIPVAGSLPLESDRLLTVPPLKQASPFNLVTVTAETSLVPLPSWQNVLTAGDPVVIFHQTDQLPQPIPGKPEPVLVLLDRQQTTWNDNSYFAVDADGKVALGWFAEAPIAKILGQVLLVMRPKKILDENNLREPWQMDD